The Methanothermobacter sp. DNA window CATAAAAATAGAGATGCATTTCCTAGCCGACGTTTACATCCCATGTGAAGTGTGTAAAGGTAAAAGATACAATGAGGAGACGCTACAGATCAAATACAAGGGTAAAAATATTGCTGAAATACTTGACATGACCGTCGAAGAAGCATTAGATTTTTTCCATAACATCCCATCAGCCAAGAATAAACTCCAAACATTATATGATGTCGGCTTAGGCTATATAAAACTGGGACAACCTGCAACAACATTATCTGGTGGTGAAGCCCAAAGAGTCAAACTTGCAAAGGAACTAAGCAGAAAAAGCACCGGTAAAACACTCTATATATTAGATGAGCCTACCACAGGCCTGCACTTTGATGATATAAAAAAGCTTTTAGACGTGTTGAATCGTCTTGTGGATGCAGGGAATACTGTGGTGGTCATAGAACATAACCTTGATGTTATTAAAATGGCCGATCATATAATAGACCTTGGACCAGAAGGAGGCGAAGAAGGAGGTAGGGTAGTCGCTGAGGGAACACCCGAAGAGGTCGCTGAATCAGGAACATATACTGGAAGGTTCTTAAAAAAGGTTATAGAATCTTCAAAACCCCCATTTGAAACAACAATCATAGAAGCAGATAAAGTCAAAGATTAACATATAGGATGCGCGGCCTTCACTTACGCTCCAACTTAACGGTGCTAAGATGTTATGGTGGCAGAGTATAAAATAAGAGTAGAGATTATACCTTTTATCTCATTTATATCCTTTATATAACACTTCCTGTTAATGCCATCATCACTATACTCGAAGAAGAATACATGTTTCTAATTGCTTTACTTGGTTTTATTCTGATTTTCCTTGGCACATATAGGTAGATATTATACACCTCTTGCAAACACGGGAGAGGGGCAAAACCTCGTAAAGACAAGAATTTACGCAAAAGTTAGGCATCCTATCTATTTATCAGGCTTAATTTTATTATTATGGTTTACATTGATCGCTGGAAACTTATATGGTCTTTTATTTTTTATCTTGTCTTTGGCAGCTCTGATCATGCGGATAAGAAAGGGAGTTCATTAAAAAATTTGGTGGAGAATACAAGCAATGCGCAAAAGAGATTCCTCGATTAATACCAAAATTTAAAGGGAAAATGAGATAGTCTCATGGCGTCCCCCCTGCCAACTCTTCGGAATGCTTCATATTCTATCCCACCACGAATGTATAACAAGCTGATATATGGCTTCGCCCTGAGCTAAGCCCAAATCCATTAAGCTATCCCCCGGTGGTGTAGATCTATTCATCCTAATGTAAACCACCCTAATATTTCTCTATCTTCGCTTTCCTTTCCATTTGTCATCCTCTGGTGGATCATCACTCCTTAAAATTATGTTCATATTCCAATAAGATCTTTTCCAGATAAATACAGCCAAAGGATCTCAAAAACTTTATTCAAAACAAAAAACATAATCCCATAACGCAGGTGTTGTAAATGGCCCGGTGGAAGAGATTATCAGAGATTACTATCAGCGAGGTACTTGAAGACCTTGGAACTTCAGATGATGGTTTAAGAGAAAAAGAGGCCAGAAGAAGGCTTGAACTGGAGGGATTAAATGAGATTAAATTCAGAAAGCCACATCCACTGCTTAGATTCATAAAACAGTTCAAGAGCCTACTCGTATACATTCTGCTAACAGTCTCTGTCTTCACCGCAATCATAGACGAATGGATTGACACAGCTGTTATAGCCGGGGTTGTAATCCTAAATTCCATCATAGGATTTATACAAGAAGGTAAAGCAGCAGAGGCCATCGAATCCCTCCAAAAATTGACTGAATCCAGTTCCACAGTAATAAGGGATAGCGAAAGGAAAAAAATCCCCTCCAAATTTCTTGTACCAGGAGATATTGTCATAATTGAAGGAGGGGAGAAAGTACCTGCAGATATAAGAGTCATTGAATCAAAAAACCTTCTGGTGGATGAATCCGCCCTCACAGGCGAATCAGTGCCGGTTGAAAAGGACAACACCCCTTTGAATGACGATGATATAGAGAAGGGTGAATTCAGGAATATCTTATTCAGCGGGACAGTCGCAACAGAAGGTAGGGCAAAGGGAGTTGTAATATCAACTGGAACAGACACAGAACTCGGGAAGATAGCAGAGAAGGTTCAAGGAGTGGAGGTTAAAACGCCACTCCTAAGGAAGATTGACGAATTTTCACGCATAATCGCAGTTACAATAATTGCAGTTGCAGCCTTTAACTTCATCACAGCACTGATATTCGGTTATGATGCCGTATTTGCTTTTTTAGCATCAACATCCTTGGCTGTTGCAGCCATACCTGAGGGACTTCCGGCTGTCCTCACAGTCACCCTGGCCCTTGCAGTGAAGGTGATGGCAGATAAAAATGCAATAGTCAGGAACCTCCCTTCAGTAGAAACTCTGGGAAGCGTTACCGTAATATGCTCAGATAAAACAGGAACCCTTACAAAGAATGAGATGACAGTCAAATGCATATATTCTGGAGGGGTCTTCTATGAGGTTGAAGGAACAGGTTACAATGAAGAAGGAAGAATAAAGCTTAAAGGTTCGGCTATAACTGAAGTTCCAAGGCCATTAAGAGATGTTCTCCTCTGCGGCCTTAATTGTAACAATGCATCTCTCGAGGGTGGCAAGCTCCATGGTGACCCCACAGAAGCTGCACTGATTGTGGCAGCTCATAAAGGTGGAATAATAGATCAGAAAGGGCGTATAGATGAAATACCCTTTGATTCATCAAGGAAGTACATGGCTGTACTCACAGATGATGGTATGATCTATGTCAAGGGATCCCCTGAAAGGGTAATTGAAATGTGCAATTATGAAACCACCTTTGATGGGATTGTTCCCATTGAAAGAGAAAGGCTCATGGTTAAACTACACGAGATGACATCCAGGGGTCTTAGGGTCCTTGCCTTTGCAGCCCGAAAACATTCAAAAGCTGAAATCCATGATGAAGACCTCCATGAGATGTTATTCCTTGGCTTTCAGGGGATGATTGATCCCCCGAGACCTGAGGCCATTGAAGCGGTTAGAAAATGTAAATCTGCTGGTATAAGGATAATCATGATAACAGGGGATCATGCAGGCACAGCAGAGGCCGTGGCAGGTGAACTTGAAATCGAAACTAGAACTGTTCTTACAGGACTTGAAATTTCATCAATGGACCCTGATGAACTGAGGAAATCCCTTGAGGAATGTAATGTTTTTGCAAGGATGACCCCTGAGCACAAGCATATTATAACCGAAATTCTAAGGGATGATGGTGAGATAGTTGCAATGACAGGGGATGGTGTAAACGATGCCCCCGCCCTTAAAATGGCCGATGTTGGTGTTGCGATGGGAAGTGGCACTGACGTTGCAAAGGAATCAGCTGACATAGTTCTTGCAGATGATAACTTCTCAACCATAGTTGCAGCGGTCAGTGAAGGTCGAAACGTCTATGAAAGGATAAGGCGGATAATATATTATGTACTCCCAACCAGTGGTGGCCAGGCCCTCATAATACTCCTTTCATTCCTCATTTCACCCATCACTGATGCATTCAGGGTTTATCTGCCTCTACTACCCCTCCAGATTCTCTGGATAAACATGTTTGATGGAGTATTCCTAGCCCTACCCCTTGTGGCCGAAGCATCAGATGAAGCCGTCCTTGAAAGACCCCCCAGGAAGCCAGATGAGGGGATAGTGGATGCTACATTCATCAGGAAGGTCGGGTTGGTGTCAGTTGCAATGGCCCTTTCAGGCCTTTCGGTGTTCCAGATTGGAATTTTATGGGGTCTTACAGTTCCAGAGGCCCGTACAGTCACCTTTACAACCGTTATTTTCGTTCATGTTTTCTATCTCCTGACTGCAAGATCCTTGGATGAGTCAGTCCTCAGGATCCCGGCAACAAACAAGTGGGTGATCTATGGTATACTCTTCACCCTGTTTATCACAATCCTCATAGTATATGTACCTGCACTTGAATTCATATTCAGGACAATGGCCTTTCCAGTTCAATGGTGGGCCATTATAATTCCATTTTCTCTTACAGGTCTTTTATTAATAGAGATCGAGAAGTACTTCTTGCGAAAGGGTGGAGGAACATGAGGTAAACTTACAATACAGAGTATGGTTCACGGAGAGGGATCTCATAAATGTTAATGTTATAATCAGCAGATCTCCAAGTTTAGATTTCAATTGCATTAGCTGAGATTTTGATGCTCCTTACCACTTGTTACCAAATGGTATGTTTACATCCTCCATCATTCATGTAGTATATGGTGGGAGGTCATTACAGTTATACTATGTACATCGATTTTGTCACAAATTGAAAAATTATTTTTTTGGGTTCTATTTCATTCGAAATTGGGTATCTGATTCCTGGAAATGATTTTAGTGTTTTCCACAATCCGGCCTGTTAAAAGATTTTAATCATGAATAGGATAATCATGATGATGGGTTGATGGATGAAGTATATGAAGAGTGAATGTCTTCCAATGAATGCTAGAAACCCTATAATTTTATAACTTGAAAAATCTCTTAGAGGGAATCTCCTTTTATAGTCATTGTATAGTTTCCCAGCGGTGTATATACCAATGGAGACTACGCCCATCCATGGTAGAATCGGGAAATAGTCGAGTGTGTAAAAATCCTTTGGTATTACACCAAGCCAGAAAAGATAATTGATATCGAATCTTTGATTTAGGAGGAAAAGGCCCATTATTATGAATAAAATGGCCAATGGAATATTTAATTTTTCATAGCGCAGGAGAGGGTAACTGAGTATTATAGCGACTCCTATAAAATGCAGAACCCCAAATATTATATAGCCATTACCAATTAACAACCAAGTTACAAAGGTGATGATAAAACCATATGATAGTATCCTTAAACCTCTCTTCACATATTTTAAAATGAGCAAGCCCTTATATCTGGAGAGGACTGTGCGCATATAACTGAGCTTAAGGGACGCTCCCACAAGGAATATGAAAATAGAGGCTGTTAATCTTCCAAAAAACCATAAAAGTCCCCCCTGGATGTTAAATGATGCGATCCCTAAATAGTTCAAATCGAAAAATAAATGGAAGGTTATCATCATTAAAACTGCAATTCCCCGGAGTAAGTCCACTTCCCAGAATCTCTGATCCAGTTTTTGAATCGACATTATAAACTATTTTATACCTTCCATGATAAAATTTGATTCTAATCAAAAATTTTATATATTATATCTGATAATAGTCTACACTGAAATGTATGCGGCGTTAGTCCAGCCTGGTTAAGACACTGGCCTGCCACGCCAGCGACCCGGGTTCAAATCCCGGACGCCGCATTGCGGTTGTAGTCTAGTCTGGTTAGGACTCGGGCCTTCCAAGCCCGCGACCCGGGTTCAAATCCCGGCAACCGCATGTACTCGTTCTCTTCCACAATCAAAATTTTTTTCTTCTTGGTATTTGTTTCAAAAACTTGGGAGAAAAAAGTTTATAAGCTTATAGAGGAATGTTAAAATAAAATCTTATATTTCAAATTTTGGTTGGAAAGATCTTCATCTAATTAAAATAGGTTGTGATTTTCATGGCTGGAATTGTCGGATACGGGGTTTACATCCCATTATATCGGATAAAAATTGAAGAAATAGCAAAAGTTTGGGGAGACGACCCCCAAACCATCATGAAGGGTCTAATCATCGAAGAGAAGTCCGTACCAGCCCCTGACGAGGATACCGCGACCATATCCGTTGAAGCTGCGAGAAACGCCCTGAAAAGAGGTCAAATAGACCCTGATAAGATAGAAGCAATATATGTGGGGTCAGAATCGCACCCATATGCTGTTAAACCAACCGCAACAATAGTGGCCGAAGCCATCGGGGCAACACCACAATTAACAGCAGCTGACCTCGAATTCGCATGTAAAGCAGGCACAGCCGGGATGCAAGCATGTTTAGGTTTGGTAAAGGCTGGGATAATAGACTATGGTCTTGCAGTAGGAGCTGACACCGCCCAAGGAGCGCCTGGTGACGCCCTAGAATATACTGCATCAGCAGGAGGTGCAGCATACATCATAGGAAAAAGTAATCTACTAGCAGAGATAGAAGCCACCTATAGTTTCACAACTGACACACCAGATTTTTACAGGAGGGAAGGCATGCCATATCCCCGTCACGGTGGCAGATTCACAGGAGAACCCGCATACTTCAAGCATGTGATCTCAGCTGCAAAAAACATAATGGAAAGAGAAAATCTCAAAACATCTGATTTTGATTATGCTGTATTTCATCAACCCAATGGTAAATTTTACCTTAAAGCAGCTAAAAAATTAGGCTTCAAAACAGAACAAATAAAACCTGGACTTTTAACTCCCAAAATAGGTAACACTTATTCAGGTGCAACACCCATTGGACTCGCAGCAACACTAGACATAGCAAAACCGGGGGACTTGATACTAGCAGTATCCTATGGTTCCGGCGCGGGAAGTGACGCCTTCATAATCAGAGTAGAAGATGGAATAGAAGAAAAAAAAGAACTTGCACCAAAAGTCCAAGAAATGATCAAAAATAAAACATACATCAACTAT harbors:
- a CDS encoding HAD-IC family P-type ATPase codes for the protein MARWKRLSEITISEVLEDLGTSDDGLREKEARRRLELEGLNEIKFRKPHPLLRFIKQFKSLLVYILLTVSVFTAIIDEWIDTAVIAGVVILNSIIGFIQEGKAAEAIESLQKLTESSSTVIRDSERKKIPSKFLVPGDIVIIEGGEKVPADIRVIESKNLLVDESALTGESVPVEKDNTPLNDDDIEKGEFRNILFSGTVATEGRAKGVVISTGTDTELGKIAEKVQGVEVKTPLLRKIDEFSRIIAVTIIAVAAFNFITALIFGYDAVFAFLASTSLAVAAIPEGLPAVLTVTLALAVKVMADKNAIVRNLPSVETLGSVTVICSDKTGTLTKNEMTVKCIYSGGVFYEVEGTGYNEEGRIKLKGSAITEVPRPLRDVLLCGLNCNNASLEGGKLHGDPTEAALIVAAHKGGIIDQKGRIDEIPFDSSRKYMAVLTDDGMIYVKGSPERVIEMCNYETTFDGIVPIERERLMVKLHEMTSRGLRVLAFAARKHSKAEIHDEDLHEMLFLGFQGMIDPPRPEAIEAVRKCKSAGIRIIMITGDHAGTAEAVAGELEIETRTVLTGLEISSMDPDELRKSLEECNVFARMTPEHKHIITEILRDDGEIVAMTGDGVNDAPALKMADVGVAMGSGTDVAKESADIVLADDNFSTIVAAVSEGRNVYERIRRIIYYVLPTSGGQALIILLSFLISPITDAFRVYLPLLPLQILWINMFDGVFLALPLVAEASDEAVLERPPRKPDEGIVDATFIRKVGLVSVAMALSGLSVFQIGILWGLTVPEARTVTFTTVIFVHVFYLLTARSLDESVLRIPATNKWVIYGILFTLFITILIVYVPALEFIFRTMAFPVQWWAIIIPFSLTGLLLIEIEKYFLRKGGGT
- a CDS encoding heparan-alpha-glucosaminide N-acetyltransferase; this translates as MSIQKLDQRFWEVDLLRGIAVLMMITFHLFFDLNYLGIASFNIQGGLLWFFGRLTASIFIFLVGASLKLSYMRTVLSRYKGLLILKYVKRGLRILSYGFIITFVTWLLIGNGYIIFGVLHFIGVAIILSYPLLRYEKLNIPLAILFIIMGLFLLNQRFDINYLFWLGVIPKDFYTLDYFPILPWMGVVSIGIYTAGKLYNDYKRRFPLRDFSSYKIIGFLAFIGRHSLFIYFIHQPIIMIILFMIKIF
- a CDS encoding hydroxymethylglutaryl-CoA synthase, translating into MAGIVGYGVYIPLYRIKIEEIAKVWGDDPQTIMKGLIIEEKSVPAPDEDTATISVEAARNALKRGQIDPDKIEAIYVGSESHPYAVKPTATIVAEAIGATPQLTAADLEFACKAGTAGMQACLGLVKAGIIDYGLAVGADTAQGAPGDALEYTASAGGAAYIIGKSNLLAEIEATYSFTTDTPDFYRREGMPYPRHGGRFTGEPAYFKHVISAAKNIMERENLKTSDFDYAVFHQPNGKFYLKAAKKLGFKTEQIKPGLLTPKIGNTYSGATPIGLAATLDIAKPGDLILAVSYGSGAGSDAFIIRVEDGIEEKKELAPKVQEMIKNKTYINYALYAKFKEKLKMA